From the genome of Kosmotoga arenicorallina S304, one region includes:
- a CDS encoding type II toxin-antitoxin system RelE/ParE family toxin, with the protein METIFLNKHLEKLYKEAKKNKKYPLPKYLIDKYIEVVDFIKAADTIVAIRSRRSYKFEKLAGYNSRYSIRLNKKYRLEIEIEWIDNKHTIGIFGIDEISKHYE; encoded by the coding sequence TTGGAAACAATTTTCCTGAATAAACACCTTGAAAAACTCTATAAAGAAGCCAAGAAAAATAAAAAATATCCTCTACCTAAATATCTAATAGACAAATACATTGAGGTAGTTGACTTTATCAAAGCGGCAGACACGATAGTAGCTATACGCAGTAGAAGAAGCTATAAATTCGAGAAACTCGCTGGTTATAATAGCAGATATTCGATAAGGCTTAACAAAAAATACCGGCTAGAAATTGAGATTGAGTGGATAGACAATAAACATACAATTGGAATATTTGGAATCGACGAAATTTCAAAACACTATGAATAA
- a CDS encoding HigA family addiction module antitoxin encodes MGEIRPGKIIGPGKHIKDEIEYLGWTQQDLAEVMGVSLKTANLLIQDKTPITFELAVKLSKAIGGTPNTWLNLYNMYRSRIENLESEENKAIEDRSILYQYLPIREMKKRGWIDNSRSFEKVKKSILGFFGVKNLEELKEKLQKKDLAPAFRRSEAHQNFNGFYAYTWFLMAKKLSKQKNSGYAYNKEKLEELAYQIVEYSLYPEGIERFLEELENTGVRFMVLPHLQKTYIDGASYIDEYGPVIVYTKRYDRIDNFWFTVAHEIAHILYHNLDDEKPFIDNLADLSDNEAEVESNNIAGEWLKRDQILDYFKGSYGYISEVKVNDCSKKLRIHPALIVGILQHYGKLSRKNLNRFKKKVGELIPEKYYIENKKDQVFRAEKEEKTVY; translated from the coding sequence ATGGGTGAAATTAGACCAGGAAAAATCATAGGTCCTGGAAAACACATTAAAGATGAAATTGAATACCTTGGCTGGACTCAGCAGGATCTCGCTGAGGTCATGGGCGTTTCTTTAAAAACCGCAAACCTATTGATACAAGATAAAACGCCCATAACCTTTGAATTGGCCGTTAAATTAAGCAAAGCTATAGGTGGTACTCCGAATACCTGGTTGAATTTATACAACATGTATAGATCAAGGATCGAAAATCTGGAATCCGAAGAAAACAAGGCGATCGAAGACCGATCTATTCTTTACCAATACCTGCCAATAAGAGAAATGAAAAAAAGAGGCTGGATAGATAACTCCCGTTCTTTCGAAAAAGTAAAAAAATCAATCTTGGGATTTTTCGGAGTGAAGAACCTTGAGGAACTAAAAGAGAAACTCCAAAAGAAAGATCTTGCTCCTGCATTTAGAAGATCTGAAGCACATCAAAACTTCAACGGTTTTTACGCATATACCTGGTTCTTAATGGCAAAAAAGCTTTCAAAGCAAAAAAATTCTGGTTATGCCTATAATAAAGAAAAGCTAGAGGAGTTGGCGTACCAGATCGTAGAATACTCACTTTATCCCGAAGGTATAGAACGATTTCTAGAAGAATTAGAAAACACCGGTGTTAGGTTCATGGTCCTTCCCCATTTACAAAAAACCTATATAGACGGTGCCTCTTATATAGATGAATATGGTCCGGTAATCGTTTACACAAAAAGATACGACAGGATTGACAATTTCTGGTTTACCGTAGCCCACGAAATTGCACACATCCTTTACCACAATTTGGACGATGAAAAACCATTCATTGATAACCTTGCAGATTTAAGCGACAACGAAGCTGAAGTAGAATCGAATAACATTGCCGGCGAATGGCTAAAACGAGATCAAATTCTTGACTACTTCAAAGGCAGCTACGGGTACATATCAGAAGTAAAGGTAAACGACTGTTCAAAAAAATTAAGAATACATCCAGCACTCATTGTAGGAATATTGCAGCATTACGGAAAACTATCCAGAAAGAACCTCAATAGATTCAAAAAGAAAGTTGGTGAGCTAATACCAGAGAAATACTATATAGAAAATAAAAAAGACCAGGTTTTCAGAGCTGAAAAGGAAGAGAAAACTGTGTACTAA
- a CDS encoding DUF6577 family protein translates to MKSPYSRAYVAKRLFRLRESGVKYISKKELVKYFKKQNPKISDSTIRRRIYDLKKSGVITNSGRGQYLIENRPSFLPPDSAFLKKVVKSLTKRFPYLSNYCIWETKWLSEFTVHQASLPLVILEVERDTEESVFNFLKESYNNIFLKPGIKEVEKYFAFNEKNIVVIPLISQSPISKIGNIKIPKTEKILVDLFCEKNLFIAYQGQELINIYKNVIKKYAFNRTTFWSYAKRRKRYNQIRRFILENHIEGFMEEEN, encoded by the coding sequence ATGAAATCTCCTTACAGTAGGGCTTACGTTGCCAAACGTTTATTTAGGCTTAGAGAAAGTGGTGTAAAATATATCTCAAAAAAAGAGCTTGTTAAATATTTTAAAAAGCAAAACCCAAAAATTAGTGATAGTACCATAAGAAGAAGAATATACGATTTAAAGAAAAGCGGAGTAATTACAAATTCAGGAAGGGGTCAATATTTAATTGAAAACCGTCCGTCTTTTTTGCCACCTGATTCTGCTTTTTTGAAAAAGGTAGTGAAAAGCCTGACCAAGCGTTTTCCTTACCTAAGTAACTACTGCATATGGGAAACAAAATGGCTTTCTGAATTTACAGTTCATCAGGCATCTTTACCCCTAGTTATACTTGAAGTTGAGCGAGATACTGAAGAATCGGTATTCAACTTCCTTAAAGAATCATATAATAATATCTTCCTAAAACCGGGAATAAAAGAAGTAGAAAAGTATTTCGCTTTTAATGAAAAAAACATAGTGGTAATACCTCTCATATCACAATCGCCCATTTCGAAAATCGGAAATATAAAAATACCAAAAACAGAAAAAATTCTTGTCGACCTTTTCTGCGAAAAGAACTTGTTTATCGCTTACCAGGGTCAAGAACTGATAAACATTTATAAGAACGTAATCAAAAAATACGCCTTTAATAGGACCACTTTTTGGTCATACGCTAAGCGAAGAAAAAGGTACAATCAAATTCGAAGGTTCATCCTTGAAAATCATATTGAAGGATTTATGGAGGAAGAAAATTGA
- a CDS encoding nucleotidyl transferase AbiEii/AbiGii toxin family protein: MIKKSSFSKKWIISRRKIYKRNDPSIIEKAIRALSLVEKLKSSEMSFVFKGGTSLLLLLKEFNRFSIDVDIIFNGKPEDLEKFLPKIIDGECFTHYEKDIRKNNNNIPKSHFKFFYNSTINNRENYILLDVLFEKENYPEKVVVPIEHNLLDTEGRTVEVVVPSIDSILGDKLTAFAPNTTGISYGVGKEAEIIKQLFDVGTLFDHCENISMVRTSFNVTAQKEIGYRGNRNSFEDVLNDAFDTSLIIPYRGAVGSEKFRKLQRGITSFSSYAFNNRFNLDQAINKASKAAYLSQLVLSNINDFERYNPSINLEKIFIENPKYSKLNRIKKTDPEAFFYFKKAIELLEEKKATHGRRKT; encoded by the coding sequence TTGATCAAGAAATCATCTTTTTCTAAAAAGTGGATAATTAGCAGACGGAAAATATACAAACGCAATGATCCTTCGATCATTGAAAAAGCAATTAGAGCTCTTAGCTTGGTTGAAAAACTTAAGTCATCAGAGATGAGCTTTGTTTTTAAGGGTGGGACTTCTTTGCTTCTTTTATTAAAAGAATTCAATAGATTTTCGATCGACGTTGATATTATATTCAACGGAAAGCCTGAAGATTTGGAAAAATTCTTGCCAAAGATCATCGATGGTGAATGTTTTACTCACTATGAAAAAGATATCAGAAAAAACAACAATAACATACCAAAATCTCACTTCAAATTCTTCTACAACTCAACAATAAACAACAGAGAAAATTATATTTTATTGGATGTATTGTTTGAAAAAGAAAACTATCCCGAAAAGGTTGTTGTCCCGATAGAACATAATTTGCTGGACACGGAAGGACGTACGGTAGAAGTTGTCGTACCAAGTATCGATTCTATCCTCGGAGATAAATTAACCGCTTTTGCACCAAACACCACTGGCATTTCCTATGGAGTAGGTAAGGAAGCAGAGATAATCAAACAACTCTTTGATGTTGGTACTCTTTTCGACCATTGTGAAAACATTTCGATGGTAAGAACTTCCTTTAATGTGACGGCCCAAAAAGAAATTGGCTATAGAGGAAATAGGAACTCTTTTGAAGATGTTCTCAATGATGCATTCGATACCTCTCTTATTATTCCTTATAGAGGAGCAGTAGGTAGTGAGAAATTTAGAAAATTACAACGCGGGATAACTTCTTTTTCTTCATATGCTTTCAATAACAGATTCAATCTAGACCAAGCAATAAACAAAGCGTCAAAAGCAGCTTATTTATCACAGCTTGTATTATCGAATATCAATGACTTTGAACGTTACAACCCTTCGATCAACTTAGAGAAAATATTTATTGAAAACCCTAAATACAGCAAGCTTAACAGAATCAAAAAAACTGACCCTGAAGCATTTTTTTATTTCAAAAAAGCAATAGAACTTCTGGAAGAAAAGAAGGCCACCCATGGACGTCGAAAAACTTGA
- a CDS encoding four helix bundle protein: MDVEKLEVWQHSMEPAAKAYEITVKFPKHEMYSLADHMERVYTKFLTDPISQTLRLSVLEELSVKPKPIFSKLSHTTYNQQPTTNPPPQAQSHSAGMQSLYEVKHNLSKAQHSHCLAAPSLSIFKFGSF, encoded by the coding sequence ATGGACGTCGAAAAACTTGAAGTCTGGCAACATTCAATGGAGCCGGCAGCCAAAGCATACGAAATAACAGTCAAATTCCCAAAGCACGAAATGTACAGCCTCGCCGATCATATGGAGAGAGTTTACACAAAATTCCTAACAGATCCTATTTCCCAAACTCTTAGGCTTTCAGTTCTCGAGGAACTCTCGGTCAAACCCAAACCCATATTTTCAAAGCTTTCACACACAACCTACAACCAACAACCCACAACGAACCCGCCGCCCCAGGCGCAGAGCCATTCCGCAGGAATGCAAAGCCTTTACGAAGTAAAGCATAACCTGAGCAAAGCTCAGCATAGCCACTGCCTTGCAGCACCCAGCCTCAGCATATTCAAATTTGGTTCTTTTTAA
- a CDS encoding type IV toxin-antitoxin system AbiEi family antitoxin domain-containing protein codes for MSKILDFFKKHYGYARMKDLKANGIHTRELRKLLEEGTIEKVKAGLYRLATLSGIKIVSLVDVCHAIPKGVICLISALDYYDLTTFSPWEVHVAIPHDLKKPTIEYPPVSFFHFRENTYSLGIETINTEFGPIRIYNREKTVCDIFRFRNRLGEDLAIEALKNYLIWSNGNTARLRKYMKATRMEKIMSPFIKGMMHT; via the coding sequence ATGAGTAAAATTCTCGATTTCTTCAAAAAACACTATGGCTATGCAAGAATGAAAGACCTAAAAGCAAATGGTATACACACAAGGGAGTTAAGAAAACTCCTTGAAGAAGGCACAATAGAAAAGGTGAAAGCAGGACTTTATCGTTTGGCTACTCTCTCCGGCATCAAAATAGTCTCTCTTGTCGATGTATGTCATGCAATCCCTAAGGGAGTAATTTGCCTAATATCTGCCCTTGATTATTATGATCTTACCACCTTCTCTCCCTGGGAAGTCCATGTTGCAATTCCACATGATCTTAAAAAGCCAACAATAGAATATCCACCTGTAAGTTTCTTTCACTTTAGAGAAAACACATACTCCCTCGGTATTGAAACAATCAACACCGAATTTGGACCAATAAGAATCTATAACAGAGAAAAGACTGTTTGTGACATATTCAGGTTCAGGAATAGGTTAGGAGAAGACCTGGCAATCGAAGCGTTGAAAAATTATCTTATCTGGAGTAATGGAAATACCGCACGACTCAGAAAATACATGAAAGCCACAAGAATGGAAAAAATCATGTCACCGTTCATAAAGGGTATGATGCACACATGA
- a CDS encoding nucleotidyl transferase AbiEii/AbiGii toxin family protein, with product MNKEIRNMAASVKDRLLRIAKFNKVDYTRILQRYAQERFLYRLSVSNFRSNLVLKGAMMFLAYGLPDLRPTKDIDFLGIAISNEPDNIEMIIKQISSIPCNDGIIFNGENLKISIIKKDAEYNGVRVIIPWNIERTKGNLQLDIGFGDRIHNGPVEVSFPTLIDQIQPLIMVYSKETALAEKLQIIVSLNYETSRMKDFYDIYYLCSHSSFHLSNLRKAILETFENRGTSFQDIDTVLSTEFITNKEKQTQWEAFLVRSRLDNKLDFLKLMKKLKTFLVPLLKSSDDLVWNPKQWCWNRY from the coding sequence ATGAACAAAGAAATAAGAAATATGGCCGCATCTGTAAAAGATCGGCTCTTAAGGATTGCCAAATTCAATAAAGTTGATTACACAAGAATATTGCAGCGATATGCCCAAGAAAGGTTTCTCTATCGCCTTTCGGTTTCTAATTTTCGAAGCAATCTTGTTCTTAAAGGTGCCATGATGTTTTTGGCTTATGGATTACCAGATCTCCGACCCACGAAAGACATTGATTTTCTTGGAATTGCTATTTCTAATGAGCCTGATAATATCGAGATGATAATCAAACAAATCTCCTCAATCCCCTGCAACGATGGAATCATTTTTAATGGAGAAAATTTAAAGATTTCCATAATTAAAAAAGATGCGGAGTACAATGGAGTGAGAGTCATCATCCCCTGGAATATCGAAAGAACGAAAGGCAATTTACAACTTGACATAGGCTTTGGAGATCGAATACACAACGGGCCCGTAGAAGTCAGTTTTCCGACACTCATAGATCAGATTCAACCTCTAATAATGGTTTATTCAAAAGAAACCGCTTTAGCTGAAAAACTACAAATAATCGTAAGCCTGAATTATGAAACAAGCAGAATGAAAGACTTCTACGACATCTACTATCTTTGTTCTCACAGTTCGTTCCACTTGAGCAACCTTCGTAAAGCGATTCTCGAAACTTTTGAGAATAGAGGCACTTCATTCCAGGACATAGATACCGTTCTTTCAACAGAGTTCATAACAAACAAAGAAAAACAAACACAGTGGGAAGCATTCCTGGTTAGAAGCAGATTGGATAACAAACTTGATTTCTTAAAACTGATGAAAAAATTGAAAACCTTCCTTGTACCTTTACTCAAATCAAGTGATGATCTTGTCTGGAACCCAAAGCAATGGTGTTGGAACAGATACTGA